Genomic window (Desulforapulum autotrophicum HRM2):
GTTAGATCCAGATCTCAATCTTAAAAAATCTGAAGAACAGGAAGAACAGGGTGATGGCCAGAACCCATTTGAGCTGAATTTCGCTGAACAGGGTCTGGAGACGACTTCCGAGCATACCGCCGGCAAAACCGCCGATGATGATGGAGATGGCAAGCCAGAGATCCGGAAGGTAACCGTTCAGGATATAACCGATGAACGACCCGATGCTTGAAAAGCAGGTTCCAACAAGGGCGATGGGAACGGCAACGTACATGGGCAGTGCTCCAAGGCTTGTCATGGCCGGCACAAGGAGAAAACCGCCGCCGATACCGAAACTTCTTGAAACAATACCAATACCTAAACCCAGGATACCAAAGAGAAGGGGATTGATCCTGAACTCTTCACCCCAGAACTTGAAGCGGTAGTCGACCAGGCTTGCCTTGACAGGCTCGATGGAACCCATTTCTGCGGCAGTACCTTCTTTCTTTGCCTTGGCAACGGCTGCGTTGAATTTTTGAACCATGGCCTTGATGTTTTTTCTCTTTTCCATGGCCTTGGGGGTGAGTTCCTGGAGGGTCTTGATGCCCATGAGCACAACCAGGACGGCAAGCCATTCCTTGTATGAACTCATTGGCAGGTATTCAATGGCATACTTGCCCAGCCATACGGAACCGATAAAGATACCCACACCAAACGAAAGACCCACGGGCCATGCCACCCTTTTTTCTTTTACGGCAAACCGGTAAAAGGAACCCAGGGGTGAGAACAGGGTCAGGGCGATGTTGGACGGACGAAGAACGTTGGCCGCGTTGATACCGATGGGACCTGCAGTCTGAACCACCATTGCCTGGAAGGCGGCCATGAGCAGTCCGCCGGCAGCACCGATCATGGAGAAGTAAGCCCCCACAAGGATGGCGCCAATGATAATCCATAATGGATTCATGTACCGGCCACCCTTGGTGAGCCAGAAACCTTTGGATTTAAGGGTGTAATCTCCGACAGGTTCTCCGTTTACAGATACATTGAATGCTGTGTCAGGGGGTGTGTGACGGTAGGTTTTGAATGAAGCGGTGAACTTTCCTGTGGTTTTATCAAGGTCAATTATTGTGCCCTTGTCCCAATAAGAACCTGATTTCTCAAAGTCGTTGAGAATGCTTCTGGAGAAGATGGTTACCTTACCCACCCGGGTCAGTTCTTTTGTGATGGTGTTGATACCGTAGTTTGATTCGTGGGCGTATTTGTAGAAGTTCCACTCGGCTTCGCTGGTGATGGCGTTGAGCATTGACCGGGTCTGATCGTCCAGATCCTTCCAGCTGTTGAGCTTGAACATGGTGGTGCTGTAGAGCCCTCTTTTTCCCTTTTGGGTGAAGAACGAGGGGCCACCGAATTTCTTTTTCACAACTGTTCCGAATTTTTCCGGATTGGAGGTGATCATATAGTAGAGGACCGGGATGCTGGTTTCCTTTGTGAAGCCTATTTTATCGGCATCCTTGGCAAGCTGTTTAACTTCGGTCTTTCCCGTGGTGTCCTGGGGTGCAAACCGTTCCTTGGCGGCAATGCTCAGGAATAACTCGGCACCGGGTTCAATGGTACCGGTCACAGTGACCACATCGCCTACGCTATAACTTGATGCGGAAAGGGTTCCCGTGTTTTGGGCCAGGGCGGGCATGGCACAAAACAGGAGAACCATTGTAAAAGTAGATAATCGAGCAAAAACATTTTTCATCTATCTTCTCCTTAAAACAAATTAATTGATACACCCCTCTTAAAAGCCGGGTACTCCCAAACGCTGAGGTGCAGAACAGTGTAAATTTCAGGATAGTACCTTTAGCAAACTGTGTGCCTCCCTGTTGCCGGATTCTGGATAAAAAAAAACTTTTTTTTTTAATCCCCTGATTTTGCAGTACAATATTTTTTTTAACCCAACGTCAATTTTGATTAACCCTTCGGTCGGACCGGTGGATGGGGGGAATGGCTGGGATTTGATGGACAAGAGGTGCAATAAAAACGTTGCTTAATTGCTTCTGGGGTGGGAAATGGTTTGATCCCGGTGGGTTGTGAATAGCATCTTTTTTATTGCACCGCATCTTTTTTATTGCATTTTAAGGTGTTCCACGGTCTTGAAACGGGTAATAACTCATTTGCCCCTGCCTGGAGATGGCTGCGAAACGGCTGATTCTTTTACAGGCCGGGAGTTGCCCGCCCGTTTTAATCCTATAACGGTTGGTATGGATATTGCTATGCTCGACCACGTGAAAACCTGATGTTTTGTGATGTATGTAAATCAATTATTGTTTTACAAAAACAAGCTCAGTATGGTTGATACGTTAGGTCGGTTATGTTGATACGATTTGTAGTGTAGGTCCCATCATTAGTCGGGATTATAGTTATGCCCGATTTGATGGATTGTAGCAGGAAATATTGTTTTAATAATTATTATCTAATTTAGGGAGACTAAGTATGACTGATGTGGGAGTTTCAAAAGCTATAGATACAGATATGTATATGGATGATGTGGAGCTAGCTAAACGTCTTTTAGAAAATGCTGAACAAAATGGCGGTAAACTGTCTGATTCAGATATCGTTTTTACGTTAAGAAACCTTTTGAAAATGAAGTATTATCCAGTAGCAGTTAAATACTTTTTTGATCAGGCTGAGTTGGATGCTTTTAAAGAGAATGTTGAGTTTAAAACTGCTCTCAAACCGATTACTTTTTGTGCCTATGTCGCAGCATCCAGACAAGGCGGAGAAGTCCTCCTTGGAACAGCAGATAAAATGGGCTGTGCAAATGCAAAATTTGTATTAAATTGGAAACAAATTGACGATGCTGAAATAAAGAGTCATTTGAAATATACCAAAGACTGGGATCAGGCCGAACGTTTTGTTAAAACAAAAAAACGATTGGCTAAAGAGCCTTTAGCCTTTGCTACAGCTCCTTTGCACAAAGCCCCTTTTACACCTGATCTTATTCATGGTATGTGCGATACTCTCCAATCCTACCATTTGGGAAATGACTGGAATGCAGCTTTTGATAACCATCCCCTGCAAAATATCATGACCATGAATTCATCAATTTGCCATGGTTGCGTTCAATGCCACGTAACCCAAAAATTCAACATTACCCAGATGTGTAGCAGTAGTTACACTGCCGGAAAGACAGAGCAAGGCGAAATTAACTGGATAATGCCCTATACACAAATGGAACCAACCGTTCACTGGATGTTAGAACGAACCGTCAGAGACGGAGGAGTATCTTTCCCACGAACCGGTGAAACCTATCCTGGATTTGATATTTGTAAACTCTGTCCATTTCTAACATTTAAGAAATATAAAAAATAAAGAGCTTAACATCTCGCATACTTATATCGTCATATTTGACAATTATATGGTTTGAGGTTTTCCAGTACACCTGTAGCTGTCAGATATGACGATTATTGACATTTGCCCCGCTTTCCCTTCTTACAGTACCACCAACATAGTCAGTGTTTGAGCCATTCAAGCACGGATTTTCGGTCAGCCGCTAAATAACCGGCTGGCCGAAGTAGTCTCTGCCCTGGTCTCAGCGATCGATGAAAACCTTTGATTGAAATAGGTCTGTGGTGTTTAATACAAAAAAAACGAGGCAGGTTTTGTCTGATGGATTCTTTTATCAGATAAAACCTGCCCTTGTCTTGCCCGAAACTGTGGCCATGACGGTCAATGTCCCTGCCTGAATTTTTGTCCTGCCAATTCAGTGTGAGCCATTTTTAACAAGGGAGATGAGTCGCTGTACGGCAATGACGCTAAGATAGGTGAGGCCTGCAAGGACGATAATGGTGGGCCCGCTTGAAAGTGAGGCAGAATAGCTGATTCCAAGCCCGGCACCGTTGAATGCCATGCACAGCAAGATCGAAAGCAGCATCATTCTTCCCATGCTGGAGGTGAATTTTCCGGCAATGGCGGAAGGAAGGGTTAAAAGCGCGATGACCATGACGATGCCGACAATCCGAACCAGCAGTACGATGGTCAGTGCCGTGAGGCAGAGCAGAAGAATATAATACCTGCCCGAATTTACCCCCCGTAGGGTGGCATATTCGTCGTCAAAACATACGGCAAGGAGCTTGTTGAAAAAAAGGGTGGTGATCAAAAGGATGACAAGGTCAAGCACCACCACCAGAACAATATCCTGGGATGAGATCAGGAGAATATCGCCGAACAGAAAGCTTGAGATTTCAAAATAACCCGGGGTGATGTCGATGAACAAAAGCCCTGTTGCCATACCAACGGCCCAGATAGCACCGATCACGGTGTCTTCTCTTTCCCCTGCATAGAGGCTTACAAGACCCATGATAACGGCAGCCACAAGGGCTGAGACAATGGCCCCATGAATGGGCTGGACAAAGGAAAATCCCAGCACCTTATTCATGTATAGGGCTGCACCAATTCCGCCAAAGGCGGAGTGGGAAATGGCCCCTGCCAGATAGCTGATTCTTCGTGTGACCACGTAGGTGCCGATCACCCCGAAGGAAACGCTTGCCAGGATGCCGACCATCAGGGCGTTTCGTAGAAAAACAAGGTCAGGGTCTGTGAGCAGGTTTAACACATCAGTCATTGGAGTGGCCCCCTTCGCTGCATCGGTGGTCATGGCGGATCATTTTGAGATCCCCGCCGTAAATATCCTTGATCAGGGTGCCGTCCATGGTGGTGGTCGGATGGATGTTCACCTTTCGATTGACGCAGATTACGCTTTTTACCACCTGGGAGGTAAATCCAATGTCGTGGGAGACAAGGAGTATGGTCATGCGGCTGTTGAGCTCCGTTAATATTGTAAACAATGCCTCTTCAGATTCTTCGTCAATGTTGGATGTGGGTTCGTCAAGGAGCAGCAGTTCCGGATCACTGCAAAGGGCTCTTGCAATGAGCACCCGTTGTTTTTGACCGCCTGACAGCTGGCTGAAATGATGTCGTGTATGTTCGCCAAGGTTCACCTCATGAAGGGCTTTTACGGCCCTTGCCCTGTCATCGGTTGAGTATCTGCCCCAGAAGTTATTGCCCAGCCGGCCCATGAGTACCACATCCATGACGGTTACGGGAAAATGCATATCAAGGGTTGAGTGCTGGGGCATGTACCCGACCCTGAGCCGGCTCTTTTCAGGAGAGGTGCCAAGCACCTCAATGGTGCCGGTGTCAGGTTTCAACAGCCCGAGAAAAAGTTTGAGCAGGGTGGTCTTTCCGCCGCCGTTGGGACCCACAATGGTAGCAAAATCCCCCTTTTCGACGCAGAGGTTGACCCTGTCAAGCACAAGGCCCCGGTTGTAGGAAAATGAGACATTCTTTAAAATAATTGCATTGTCTGACTTCAATTTGACCATCCTTCCCCCATTATTGCACATCACACAATTACCGTTAAATTTTCAGGGGGAAAAGATAGCATAAATTTGTGTTAAATGAAATCGGGTTAACGTCTGTTAGGGGAATTCTCTTTTTCGATTAAATCCATGAATCTGTCCAGGGTCTCAAACACCATGATTACACTCTTTATCTCCACATGTTCATCCTTTGCATGGGCCGTCTGGTTGCCCCTGGCACCCCAGATGATGCCGGGAATGTTTAAGTCACCTAAAAACCGTGCATCGCTTGCACCGTGTTCGTTGCCCGTGACTGCTTGGGGAACAAGGGATAGAAGTTTGTCAAGGTAGTCTGAATGCCCTCCTGTGAACAGCGGTTCCTTTTCCTTGATGGTTATTGTCGAGTGGGTAAGACCGTCAATATCTGCCACAATCTGGTCTGGGTCGTCGTTTTCCGTGTATCGGATGTCAAGGAGGGCCCAGGCCTTGTCACACACCTGGTTAACCGAGTCTCCCCCCCGGATGATGCCCAGGTTCAGGGTCTTGTGCCAGTGGCCCTCTGCCTTGTCCATGAACAGGGGGCGGATTTTTTGA
Coding sequences:
- a CDS encoding sulfite exporter TauE/SafE family protein, whose amino-acid sequence is MKNVFARLSTFTMVLLFCAMPALAQNTGTLSASSYSVGDVVTVTGTIEPGAELFLSIAAKERFAPQDTTGKTEVKQLAKDADKIGFTKETSIPVLYYMITSNPEKFGTVVKKKFGGPSFFTQKGKRGLYSTTMFKLNSWKDLDDQTRSMLNAITSEAEWNFYKYAHESNYGINTITKELTRVGKVTIFSRSILNDFEKSGSYWDKGTIIDLDKTTGKFTASFKTYRHTPPDTAFNVSVNGEPVGDYTLKSKGFWLTKGGRYMNPLWIIIGAILVGAYFSMIGAAGGLLMAAFQAMVVQTAGPIGINAANVLRPSNIALTLFSPLGSFYRFAVKEKRVAWPVGLSFGVGIFIGSVWLGKYAIEYLPMSSYKEWLAVLVVLMGIKTLQELTPKAMEKRKNIKAMVQKFNAAVAKAKKEGTAAEMGSIEPVKASLVDYRFKFWGEEFRINPLLFGILGLGIGIVSRSFGIGGGFLLVPAMTSLGALPMYVAVPIALVGTCFSSIGSFIGYILNGYLPDLWLAISIIIGGFAGGMLGSRLQTLFSEIQLKWVLAITLFFLFFRFFKIEIWI
- a CDS encoding metal ABC transporter permease, giving the protein MTDVLNLLTDPDLVFLRNALMVGILASVSFGVIGTYVVTRRISYLAGAISHSAFGGIGAALYMNKVLGFSFVQPIHGAIVSALVAAVIMGLVSLYAGEREDTVIGAIWAVGMATGLLFIDITPGYFEISSFLFGDILLISSQDIVLVVVLDLVILLITTLFFNKLLAVCFDDEYATLRGVNSGRYYILLLCLTALTIVLLVRIVGIVMVIALLTLPSAIAGKFTSSMGRMMLLSILLCMAFNGAGLGISYSASLSSGPTIIVLAGLTYLSVIAVQRLISLVKNGSH
- a CDS encoding DUF169 domain-containing protein; translation: MTDVGVSKAIDTDMYMDDVELAKRLLENAEQNGGKLSDSDIVFTLRNLLKMKYYPVAVKYFFDQAELDAFKENVEFKTALKPITFCAYVAASRQGGEVLLGTADKMGCANAKFVLNWKQIDDAEIKSHLKYTKDWDQAERFVKTKKRLAKEPLAFATAPLHKAPFTPDLIHGMCDTLQSYHLGNDWNAAFDNHPLQNIMTMNSSICHGCVQCHVTQKFNITQMCSSSYTAGKTEQGEINWIMPYTQMEPTVHWMLERTVRDGGVSFPRTGETYPGFDICKLCPFLTFKKYKK
- a CDS encoding metal ABC transporter ATP-binding protein; the protein is MVKLKSDNAIILKNVSFSYNRGLVLDRVNLCVEKGDFATIVGPNGGGKTTLLKLFLGLLKPDTGTIEVLGTSPEKSRLRVGYMPQHSTLDMHFPVTVMDVVLMGRLGNNFWGRYSTDDRARAVKALHEVNLGEHTRHHFSQLSGGQKQRVLIARALCSDPELLLLDEPTSNIDEESEEALFTILTELNSRMTILLVSHDIGFTSQVVKSVICVNRKVNIHPTTTMDGTLIKDIYGGDLKMIRHDHRCSEGGHSND